TGGTCACGAGGCCGCACTAAATCCCACTGCTAATTTCTTGttcataatatatttatttacaataatCTTTATTCCAGCATTCATGCCAGTGCTGTGGACTCTTGCACTGTATCCTACAATCCTGTATACTGAATAACAATTTGACCTGTCTAATGTTGGCTGTCCAGCATTTTGTCTGTACGTATGTAATATCTACTGTACATGTTTGTGTTCGCTTATCTTTGTTCAGCTGTTTGTATCTTCCTGTTAACTTGTGAAGTCTGTTTGAGTATATACTCCTCGAATGTGTCAACATACCTGGTCAATAAAGTTGAGTCTGACTAAGGTGAGCTACAACATAAAACAAGGTCGTTGTTTATCATTTATTACAGTATTTAAATCCTGAAACATCACCAAACAGTTCACTGTACAAGCAGGTCCTCAATAAAGATGATTACACAATTATTTGTTCAAGTTGGCACACAAGGATGTTCCCCTTTTCGTAAAATCGCGAATGTGGTGATGACACTGCATACAACACAGATGGTCAACAAATTGTGCTGATACCAAGCCATAATTGAGCTccatattaatatttttttttttaaaccaatacTTATGGagcttattttagttttttataacAATGATGATGCTTGAGTCACTGACACCCAAGGCAGACCCCATATCTTCTATACAAATGTGTCATgagataaaataaaacacaaaactcagccatataatataaaaatggtCCACATGGTCCCAAAATAGGATGGTGGAATCCATCACACTTATTCCAAAAAATCAGGGAGGGGGATGGGCAGGTGGTTCTGGGATGCTATCAACTCCCATGATGCTTTCTAGGTCAAGGTTTCCCCTTTCGTCACCTGTAATGAGACAAATTGTGTAAATGTTACATCATttttgaaatattcaaacagaaAAGGGCAATGGAGTTGTTTAAATTACAATGCAGTATACTTACTCTCGCCTCAATATATTCAATCCTCCTCTCCAACGCTGTCAGCTTCTCATTGAGGGTGGCCAAGCGGGATCGACACGACATATCTGAGGAGGAGAAACTGTATTTAGCATGTAAACCATCAACAGTCACGACATTTAATTctcttttatgtatttatttaaaaaggatccccattagatgataccaatggcaccagctagtcttcctggggtccaaaAAATCCAGTACATTAAATtgatcacatacatactatcaTATTTGTGTCACACTAATAACATTCCTaatcctaattgtttgttatcactattatgtagtcttattatttctttatattaatcttgtctctaggtggaggcttcagataagcccagtgggttttttgtctcttcctgcactgtatattattaatttattttgttttgtgatgttgtatagtcttaaattgtgcaaaacaaataaacaataaacaataaacatatataattttcacattcatacacatcttccacaaccatttaaagcctcaaggcccatcatcagggaaaaggaacaaaagagaAAGCAtccatgaccaacactggagtatgatgagctgctgcagtaatgtagtaatgtattctCAGACGGTGTCTGAATGAGGATGTAAAGAGGGAAGCTATTCCAATGATTGACGGCACGATAAATCCTATAGTTGATTGTCGGTTTTGTCAATCACAAACACGTTCAGTCGACAACAATGAACGACGTTACTGCTAACATACCTGAGAGGTGATCATGTAATGTCAgggtgttgttgtgtagctgctGGAGTAACAGTGTTACTGACAGATGAGCAGACAGGCAGCGGCCTATAGCAGCTACTGTCTCAACACTTTAGACCAGTTGTCTTTTAATTCAACGTTTTGACAATTGTTTGGCAGCTAACACGAGTTAATAAGTGAATTAAATGTAAGATACTTCTCCGAGGGAACAATAACAAGCTCACAGCTAACGAtgaagctaactgctaactgggAGTGGCCATTGAAACCATCAACATCGAAGCTaacagctaagctaagctaagctaacgtgATCTGGGTTATCGATCTGAGGAGTGATCAGTGACTTGGTGGTTATCAAGCTTACCGAACGAGTTCAGAAAGTCGGCGATCTTTTTGATGCTGCTCGTGATAACTTCTATGTACTCTCGATTCGCCCAGTCCTGGTGGATCTCTCTCTGCACTGGGTCTTCCTGGCCAGCCATGTTGGACGAGTCTCAGTGTAGCGGAGCGTTCAGTcagggagagcagagcagaggagagacctCTGTGTTAGACCAGGAAGCACCGTGCTCAGACGGCCACAGTGTTGCTGTTTGTAGTCTATATGGTTAATACAAATCATACTTatttaaaataacacattttgcagtattACCGTTATGCACTATAAGGTAACGCCACATTCATAACGTTAGTaattgttttgcacaattttaaagggactgtttgtaagaatcagaaatgcttgtgaacagcgacacctgtggctgttaagtcaacgaaagtcagcgttgggctcgagcttgctcgctctaaatagacatgaacgagcatcgctaaaacagtgaggcgacacacgtcagctaaaaccacaatatcactctatatttcagctgcttggcagtaatgttagctgaccagacgaaggtctctccatgaatcaatgcggatcctagtgttggctttaaagcgggtcggtgccggggctgaagcaggaagagaaatgtGGACTGCGCCCCCagggagacactggcacccggtcggagacgataacgtttctcgctgcggagccccgtcacttcacaagacacgggaaacctctgttggtctggaggagctgcagcatttatttctgcacaaacgtccactgtacattcactagatattctcagagctaaactaactcttctgcattgtggagtgagcgcgaatgcacgtctagaggtggagcgaggcagcgagaacgcgcgcggtgtctgagtgaaggcaagcaggcagaagaGTAgggtacagcagagactccggccacacgcgagcgcgcatacgcgagcgcgcatgggatcccgacccggtagatttatacatgtaaaaagttacaaacagtccctttaagactatacaacataacaaaagaataaatgaataatatacagtgcaggaagaggcaaaaaatccactgggcttatctgaaacCTCCACCTAgacacaagattaatataaagaaataataagactacataatagtgataacaaacaattaggacaagatatatgtaataaaaacaataacaatacagtaaatatatcaaaaaagatatgtgagtgtgtgttacggggaagtgtatggttaatgtttgtgaggaggatattgatttaaatatctataatgacttctgggcaatcgtaaccaaacaacattgtgagtgggaaaaaataaaaaacataaaaacagatacatggacaacatggggaaaagcaattacaagacagcaattaaatgaccctttaagcgacttttgaaacatttgacagatgaaaagtttattgatagatgtgaaaagctactccataatttggttcccctaaatcttatcgaaaattgacctctactagtgagacattcaggaggatgaagatctatAGATTGACCGGTTGAGTGAGAATGGACCTGAGAATCTGTTTTAAAACAGGTCTTGAACTGCTCAGGAATATCACTATTCAGGTGTATGCAGGCCAGCCGTTAGGAATTATGGGTAGGGGGACAGACTTTCCAAATTGGGCCCCTCTTCTACCCCAAATCCAGGTTgcccagtttcatatgataccattatcttcactccaactttaaaaatgagcctgcTAGCGGGTTTTATTTGCTAGTGTGCCTATAGCTCCTCACCTTTATACGTTCAGCTTCGCCTGTCATACCTGCTGCTTCTCCACAAATTTGTTCATTGCCTCTCAGATCCTTTCCTTTTCTTGATCTCTCTGTAccctggcttttattttgttgaggCCCTGATCAGAGCCATCCACAAGGATATGGAGTAGCCAGCCAGatggaaacagtagccagctaggGGTGTCCAAGGGCATGCACCCCCGGAGAATTAGTTTTTATAGAAGCCCAAATTTGGTGACCTGTGGTACATTCTAATGCTACtattccatcatatacactgatcttaattattatgtattttaatgaATTGCCTGCCTGATTGTAAACATGTAGTGAATAATTGTAAAGGAGAATCAGGCTTCTAGTGTGTTTAGCCCACAGTCTataattgttattaatatttaaaaccacgTCTATTCCTGACAGATCAGAACCTTTCTAATTTAGAATCATAGACCTTATTtatcatgtatttattgataccTTCACTGTGGTTTATCAAGACATGCCACAATGATGGTTAATGTCTAAATTCTCTCTTATTCAATGGAAATAAAAACGGTTACTTTAATGGTTCCAGGTCTTATTTAGcccgtgtattgattttaaattaagCTATTGATAAAATAAACCCATGgcaaaaagaactctgaaataacaaaacatgtgaATCAATTGACTCAAATCATGTGAATCTAGTAAATCAACTCAACTTCCGTCATCTTCACTATCATCATACTTTATCATATAGGGGCCTACAGCAGGAAGTtccattacatcatatttacagtatatttaggATTGGGACATCTAAATCCATGTATGAGTCAGACCCTTTCCTGGCGCATTTCCTCCGTGTGGTGGTGGTGCGCACCCATTTctctgaattacagatatctctaactgttgttttgactagtcacaatgacgttatagatatctggaataagaattctgactagtcacactgtagttgtagatatctctaatgttaattcctgATAGTCAAGCTAagcttttaaatgttaaaacagctcgcCATACAAAGCGCTCAGAAAATTAACAGCATTTCATTCGTTACATGTTTACAAAGTTTATTATCATTCTTTAAAGGTTTTATGAGCTGAAATGAGAGTTCAGATTTTGCAGAATGTTTTAcccaacatccatccatccatccatccatccatccatctatctgcaaccgcttatcccgttaggggtcgcgggggggctggagccgatcccagccgacattgggcgaaggccgggtacatcctggacaggttgccagtccatcgcagggctgacacatagagacagacaaccattcacactcgcattcacacctacgggcactttagagtcaacaattaacctaacctgcatgtctttggactgtgggaggaaaccggagtacccggagaaaacccacactaacacggggagaatatgcaaatttgttttgcatgttCTCACccaacatgttgtttttaatttggtCCAAgtgggatgatgatgatgatgatgatgatgatgatgatgatgatgatgatgatgatgatgtgagggGGATGGAATGTATTTCTCTATGACACTACCTGTCATTTcatcacattgtgatgtcatcacattctcatgccatcacattgtgatgtcatcacattctcatgccATCccagtgtgatgtcatcacattctcatgacatcacaGAGTGATATATatcacattgtgatgtcatcacattgtgatgtcatcagcctTCCTTATATGTTGGCTTTGAAGTTTTCATCCTTTGACGTACGATTCTTATGGATAGACCAACACAATTCAATCGCACACACTTGCTGATATTGTTAGCTGACTGGTAACCAGTTGAACATTAACAATCGACGAGGTCGACTGCATTATTTACATCTCCATGGGACAAGCGTTATTGTTACCAAGCTCTTCAGAGCTGATGGCCGAAGTATTTGAACTCCTAAAGAGCCAAGAAGCCTGGGAGGCAAAATACAACGCTCTGAAGGACCTCTCAGAAAACCTTTCCGGGAGAGAACAGATCTGGGAGAGGAAACTAGAACAGTTGGAGGACAACAACAAGGACCTCAAGGACAAGTTGGACCTCGCTGAGAAAGACAGGAAACCAAAGGCTGAACTCCAGTGGAAGGTGAGCCAGTTGGAGCAACAGTTCCACCAGAGGGACGCTGAATTCCTGGATCTCAGCGAGCAGAAGATGAGTCTCTCTCAGAGGCTTAGTGAGAGTAGGAAAATGCTGTTGGACAAAGGAGATGAACTCGTAGACTGCAAGAAAGCCTGTGAGGTCAAATGCAGGGAACAGAATGTCGAATTCTATAGGGTCCTGAAAGAGAAAGACCAGTTCTACACGACCAAAGTCAAAGAGATAATGAACGACAACGAGAACCTTCAGAAAAGTTTCAACGAGGACCTGGCGGAGAATAGCCAGAGCTGGGTGACCGCAGTCCAACAGATGGATGAAGAGAAGACGCTCCTGGAGGATATCTGTCTGGACATGAAGAAGACGATGAGAGGATGCTTTTCTTGCAGGAGGACCGTGGATCGAGAGACTGCGTTAGACAAGatgaaatacaaaatgctgaagaCGAGGAtggaaaaggaagaggaggagcaggaagctGAGGTGGAACAGGGAGCGCAGCAGGATGAGGTGGAGGAAAagaaggagctggagaggaagaagaagggtTTTCTTTGCTGGATgttcagaaagaaaaagagtgaCTGTGACAGTCAGGTAGAGGAGTTCAGCACAAGTTGGACAACAGtagctccctctccctctcactctcctccttcctccctccttgacgtctcctccattcctccacccccacctccctccccaTCTACCTCACCTTTCTCTTTCGACTTCCCTCTCAACCCCATCACCCTCTAagtctccttccttcctccacccccacctccctcctcaTCTACCTCAGGTACCTCAGGGgcgactgtggctcagaggtaggtGGAGCAGGTCGTctaccaatcggaaggtcggtggttcgatccctttgctccggtcacatgtcgatgtgtccttgagcaagacactcaaccccaaattgctcccgaaggctgagccatcggtgtgtgaatgagtgtgtgaacaggtgaatgctgacatttaccatttactaactcttcctctctcttcctccccctctacCTCCCCCTCACCCCCATCACCCTCCACGTCTCCACCCTCACATCCTGTCaaaaggatagtttgggtgttttgaagtggggtacttgtacttgtatgaggtacttatccatagtaggtgtgaTACTTACAGTGGATGGaggacctcatacaaccccgcttcaaaacacccaaactatccctttaacttttGGGGCGACATAGTGACTAAGTGATTAGCACCGTAGCCTCATACAGACACCAACAGCTGTCTGGCTGTGTGGAGCTGGTATATTCTGCCTGTGtctgcgtgggttttctcctggtgctcaggtttcctcccacaataTCCAAAGATATGCACTTGGATATTCTAAATTACccctaaatatttttttcattcaatAATATTTCAGTAAGGggtttctcctggtgctcaggtatatatatgtttatatatttgtatatatctatatactgtgtatatatataatcatacaaataaattattaataaaattaaaaataaataaaaaacacaaaaaaatacaattttgatatgtctgtctctgtgaataaatgtatacaatataaatacaacTGTAGGACATTATAGTGGCtataaagtagaagtactgATATCTGTTTAAGTTGTGATTTAAACAACGCTGAAGCTGATCAATAAAATGATCAATGTTACGTAATAAAATATGTTCTAAATGGTATTTTAGGCGCTGGTTAACAACATGAGCCGGTTCTGTAATAAACAATGATATTTTGCAGTAAAAACCATGTAACCTTTATGACTGAGGGGCTcgtaattatttttaatattagcaTTATTTACTGGTAACtaagtttaagtttaattttttttatacattgtaaacaatataaaaaaagtaaaaaaaatgtatgtaggtGAATTATGTAAAGCAGCACACATCCTACCAGAATGTCAACACTAGAGAAATACTTTGAACAAAGTCACCTCTATACTTCTCTtatgttcattttaaaaaaaaatttaagcaAATTTCCCACTGCGGCACTAATAAatgaatatcttatcttatataaaGTAGTAGGCTTACCTCAAGGTATACCCTTTTCTCTTTATTAAAAGAGTGGTGCCCAAAGGATGAtttaatataagataagatattcctttattagtcccacagtggggaaatgtgcagtgtacagcagcaaaggggatagtgcagaaacaagaagcatcagtaaaaacaaaaatcaagataCATTAAATCATATAATTCAACATAATTAACCTAAATAAATTCTCCATGGGCGACATTAGAATACTGGAATCTTATGGGTAATTGTGTGTGCAGTGTACAGAAATGACAGTAGTGCTTTATATGacattgcatttttatttctcCTCTAAGTCTAACATATTTGAGTTATACAGAGTCAGGTAGTGTCAGTCTTTTACATGCTCATCAGAAACTCCCCACACAAAAATGTTTCAAAGAGTGTCTTCATTGAGTAAATAGGCTGAACAACCAACGTGTACTGCACTGCAAATATCACAAACTAAGGACTGTTAAAGTGAGTTAAACAATGACAGTGGAAAACCATGATGAAATACCGCAAAACAGATGTGTACTGATTAACGTTTTTTTGGCCAGGCTGATCATAACTGATATCCCTTAAAGCTGCACCCAGATTGTGTTGCAGCACACCTTACTTGCCCCTCTTAAGTAGCTCTTTAATATCTGCCTCAATGTCAATGGTAAGGAAACTTCTGCTGTAGCGCTTGTAGGGCTCGCCATCAGGACCGACCAGGAACTTCTCAAAGTTCCAGGAGACGTCGTTCCTGCTTACAGGACTCCAAATAATGGACTTTGGATCGTTCATGAGAGCCATGGCATTATCAGAGGGGAAGGGAAGCTTTTCCTTCAGATATACAAACAAGGGGTGGGCATCTTTTCCATTCACATCCACCTTCTCGAGGAGCTGGAACTTGGGTTCAAAGCCCTTCCCTGGACGGATATGCTTCAGAGAGCTTAGGATTTCATCATTCTTGCAGTTCTCCTGttataaaaaagacaaacattaaatacattaaagaTGGACATGAAATCAAGTTTTCCATTttataccattttatacatctACTCCAATATGCCGCATTTCAGGAGgaaatattgtatgttttacTCCCTATAGgctatttatctgacagctgcagtTACTGGTTATtgtgcagattcaga
This portion of the Sebastes fasciatus isolate fSebFas1 chromosome 1, fSebFas1.pri, whole genome shotgun sequence genome encodes:
- the brk1 gene encoding putative protein BRICK1; its protein translation is MAGQEDPVQREIHQDWANREYIEVITSSIKKIADFLNSFDMSCRSRLATLNEKLTALERRIEYIEARVTKGETLT
- the gpx1a gene encoding glutathione peroxidase 1a, with product MTMAGNVRRFYDLTAKLLSGKSLSFSALKGKVVLIENVASLUGTTTRDYTHMNELSSRYSAEGLVILGVPCNQFGHQENCKNDEILSSLKHIRPGKGFEPKFQLLEKVDVNGKDAHPLFVYLKEKLPFPSDNAMALMNDPKSIIWSPVSRNDVSWNFEKFLVGPDGEPYKRYSRSFLTIDIEADIKELLKRGK